Proteins found in one Magnolia sinica isolate HGM2019 chromosome 5, MsV1, whole genome shotgun sequence genomic segment:
- the LOC131246362 gene encoding calcium-dependent protein kinase 8-like — MGNCFPAPENIGSLSRGSRKFGSFTEIPATEGKNRGSSVTRASVLKDLNGTSIFQRYRLGEELGRGEFGITRQCTDIETGETLACKSISKEKLRTAVDIEDVRREVEIMRHLPEHPNIVRLKDTYEDKEAVHLVMEVCEGGELFDRIVARGHYTERAAAVIVRTVVEVVQLCHKHGVMHRDLKPENFLFADKSETSPLKTIDFGLSMFFKPGERFSEIVGSPYYMAPEILRRNYGPEIDVWSAGVILYILLCGVPPFWAESEEEIAQAIVESDQSDIDFEREPWPKISENAKDLVKSMLDPNPYSRLTAQEVLEHPWMQNVNKAPDTPLGETVKARLKQFSAMNKLKKRVLRVVAEHLSGEEVAEIKKMFHMMDTNKNGNLTLEELKEGLQMMGEPVPDPDVQMLMDVADADGNGTLDCEEFVTVSVHLKRIGSDNHLCQAFKYFDKNQSGFIELEELREALLEDDLGPDNEKVIADIICHVDTDKDGRISYPEFASMMKAGTDWRNATRQYSRAFLNTLSLKLLKEGSFKVEN; from the exons aTGGGGAATTGCTTTCCGGCGCCTGAAAACATCGGCTCTCTCTCCAGGGGATCCAGGAAATTCGGATCATTCACTGAGATTCCTGCCACTGAAGGCAAGAACCGTGGATCGTCGGTCACCAGGGCCTCGGTCCTGAAAGACCTCAATGGGACCAGTATCTTCCAGCGATACCGCCTCGGAGAGGAGCTCGGGCGGGGGGAGTTTGGGATCACACGCCAATGCACGGACATCGAAACAGGAGAAACCCTAGCCTGCAAATCGATCTCCAAGGAGAAGCTCCGGACGGCGGTCGACATTGAGGATGTGAGGCGGGAGGTTGAGATCATGCGGCACTTGCCAGAGCACCCCAACATTGTTCGATTAAAGGATACCTATGAGGACAAGGAGGCCGTCCACCTCGTGATGGAGGTATGCGAGGGTGGGGAGCTCTTCGACCGGATTGTCGCACGGGGACATTACACAGAGCGGGCTGCTGCGGTCATTGTGAGGACGGTGGTAGAGGTCGTCCAG CTCTGCCATAAGCATGGCGTGATGCACCGGGATTTAAAGCCTGAGAATTTCTTATTTGCAGACAAATCGGAAACTTCACCCCTGAAGACAATTGATTTTGGTCTATCCATGTTCTTCAAGCCCG GTGAAAGATTTAGTGAAATCGTCGGGAGTCCATATTACATGGCTCCAGAGATCTTGAGACGGAATTATGGCCCAGAAATAGATGTATGGAGTGCAGGAGTTATTCTTTACATTTTGCTGTGTGGAGTACCGCCTTTTTGGGCAG aaagtgaagaggaaatTGCACAAGCAATTGTTGAGTCAGACCAATCAGATATTGATTTTGAAAGGGAACCCTGGCCAAAGATTTCTGAAAATGCAAAAGACCTTGTGAAGTCTATGCTTGATCCAAACCCCTACAGCAGATTGACAGCTCAAGAAGTTCTAG AGCATCCGTGGATGCAGAATGTGAATAAGGCTCCAGATACTCCTCTTGGCGAAACCGTCAAAGCGAGGCTGAAGCAGTTCTCAGCAATGAACAAGCTCAAGAAGAGAGTTTTAAGA GTGGTGGCTGAACACTTGTCTGGGGAGGAAGTAGCAGAAATAAAGAAGATGTTCCATATGATGGACACTAACAAAAATGGTAACTTGACTCTTGAAGAACTCAAAGAGGGCCTGCAGATGATGGGGGAGCCTGTTCCTGATCCAGATGTTCAGATGTTAATGGATGTT GCTGACGCAGACGGTAATGGCACTTTGGACTGTGAGGAGTTTGTAACTGTTTCCGTTCACTTGAAAAGGATTGGCAGTGACAACCATCTATGCCAAGCTTTCAAGTACTTTGACAAGAACCAGAGTGGATTTATTGAGTTGGAGGAGCTGAGAGAAGCATTGTTAGAGGACGACCTGGGTCCTGATAATGAGAAGGTGATTGCAGATATCATCTGCCATGTCGATACTGACAAG GACGGTCGTATCAGCTACCCGGAATTCGCTTCAATGATGAAAGCTGGTACAGATTGGAGGAATGCAACGCGGCAATACTCGAGGGCTTTTTTAAATACCCTTAGCCTCAAATTGCTCAAAGAAGGATCCTTCAAAGTAGAAAACTAA